A region of Salvelinus alpinus chromosome 24, SLU_Salpinus.1, whole genome shotgun sequence DNA encodes the following proteins:
- the LOC139551995 gene encoding serine/threonine-protein phosphatase 6 catalytic subunit — protein MAPLDLDKYIEIARQCKYLPENDLKRLCDYVCDLLLEESNVQPVSTPVTVCGDIHGQFYDLCELFRTGGQVPDTNYIFMGDFVDRGYYSLETFTYLLALKAKWPDRITLLRGNHESRQITQVYGFYDECQTKYGNANAWRYCTKVFDMLTVAALIDEQILCVHGGLSPDIKTLDQIRTIERNQEIPHKGAFCDLVWSDPEDVDTWAISPRGAGWLFGAKVTNEFVHINNLKLICRAHQLVHEGYKFMFDEKLVTVWSAPNYCYRCGNIASIMVFKDVNTREPKLFRAVPDSERVIPPRTTTPYFL, from the exons ATGGCGCCGTTGGACTTGGATAAGTATATTGAGATTGCAAGACAGTGCAAATATTTACCAGAAAACGACCTAAAG AGATTATGTGACTACGTATGTGATTTGCTGCTCGAGGAATCAAATGTTCAACCAGTATCCACTCCAGTCACTGTTTGTGGAGACATTCATGGCCAG TTTTATGACCTATGTGAACTCTTCAGAACTGGTGGACAAGTTCCAGACACAAACTACATTTTTATG GGAGACTTTGTGGACAGGGGATACTACAGCTTGGAGACGTTCACGTACCTGCTAGCCTTAAAAGCCAAGTGGCCGGACCGCATCACGCTTCTACGAGGAAATCACGAAAGCAGGCAGATCACACAGGTGTACGGCTTTTACG ATGAGTGCCAAACGAAATACGGGAATGCAAACGCCTGGCGATACTGCACTAAAGTATTTGACATGCTAACAGTAGCCGCT TTGATAGACGAGCAGATCCTTTGTGTGCATGGTGGCCTTTCACCTGACATCAAGACCCTGGACCAGATCCGCACGATCGAGCGCAACCAAGAGATTCCCCACAAGGGGGCCTTCTGTGACCTGGTGTGGTCGGACCCAGAGGATGTGGACACCTGGGCCATCAGTCCGCGAGGTGCAGGATGGCTCTTTGGCGCCAAGGTCACTAATGAG TTTGTTCACATCAACAATCTGAAGCTGATCTGCCGTGCACACCAGCTGGTCCATGAGGGCTACAAGTTCATGTTCGATGAGAAGCTGGTGACGGTGTGGTCTGCACCCAACTATTGTTACCGCTGTGGAAACATTGCCTCCATCATGGTCTTCAAGGACGTGAACACACGGGAGCCCAAGCTGTTCCGCGCCGTGCCCGACTCTGAGCGGGTCATCCCTCCCCGAACAACAACACCTTACTTCCTCTAA